The Chiloscyllium plagiosum isolate BGI_BamShark_2017 chromosome 6, ASM401019v2, whole genome shotgun sequence sequence CCTTCCAATATAAATCACTATGTTAGATAAGATCGTATTTGAGGGATTATTTTGAAGTACTATATTTCACTAAAGTACTATATTTAAGCTTCACTAAAATTTCCGACAATTTTCAACTTCAAAACTCTTTTTTTGATATACATTAATGTTGTTTTTTCTTGAATTTTGCTTCTATGTTTTTCATATCTTGCTGGACTGCTGTTGGACATTCTGATTCATACCCAATCCaatcatatttttttttaaaaataggccaGAGGACATTGGCATCACTTGCAGTGTTTAGTACTTATGCCCATGCTAATTACTTTTGATAAGTTTgactgagctgctttcttgaactgctgcagttgatATGCcataggtagatccacaataaTGTCAGCGTGGGACTTCCAGAGTTTTGACCCAACAAAAGTGAAAGAATTTAATACATTTCtacatcaggatggtgagtgacttagaagggaacttgtaggtggtggcgttccatgtatctgctgcccttgtccttctcgattaaagtggtcatgggtttagaaattgttgtctaaggagccttgttAAATTTCTGCAATACTTCTTGTAGATGGAACACACTGAAACTACTGAGCATTGACATCTCTCTCATCTGTTGGTGTTAACAGATATTTCAAATATTCCTGCACTGACTACTATCCTTCTTTTCTATTTGGTTTCTAACAAGACCAGTTcacagacaatgtttcagtttCATAGAAGTAATTTGCTAAATTATGCTGGACGTTGGGATGTCAAAACTATTCcaaaaaaagtgatttcagggagttaggctggaagctaaaaagaaagacaagcagagtagtaatcgCAGGATAACTAccggtgccacatgctagtgaggcgaggaacagggagcgagtgCAGCTAAACACGTAGCTACAGATACgtagatcattgggataccttctggggaaggtgggacctgtatatgAAGGGTTGCACTTAAATTGAAagggcaccaatgtcctgggcagGAAATTTGCAAGACCatttcaggagggtttaaactaatttggcagggggatgggatccagagctacagatcataggagagggtagttgttgaataGGTAGAGATAGAAttcagagagtctgtcaggaaggatacacagttaaTAGGGCAAAAGGATAGGTTAAAATATGTCTTCTTCAATGCAAGCagtatcaggaataagagtgatgaacttagagcatggatcagtacttggaactacgatactgtggccataacagagacatggatttcacaggggcaggaatggttgctgaattttccagggtttagatcttttaagaAGAACAGGGAGGGGTGTAAAAGAGGAGGGGAGGTAGCATTGTTAATGAGAGAGtggtgcatcacagctgcagaaaaggaggttgttgagaaGGGTTGGTCTATTGAGTCAGTCTGGGTAGacagaaaaggagcagtcactttattgggtgttttctatagaccccacAATAGCAGCCatgagatggaagaacagattgaacAGTTTATCTTGGAAAGGTACAgctgtaacagagttgttgttatgggtgacttcaacttccccaatattgattggaacctccttagtgcagatggtctggatggagctgatttagttaggtgtgtccaggaacgattcctgactcagtatgtagataggtggactgggggaggccatattggatttgacgCTaggcaacgaaccaggccaggtgtcatatctctcagtgggagagcatttcggtgatagcgactccaactgcctcacatttaccatagccatggagagggataggaacagatagtatgaaagatatttaattaagggaggggaaattatactgctattagacaggagctgtggagtataaattgggaacaattgttctacgggaaatgcacatcagaaatgtggaggctgtttaaggagcacttgttgcaagtgttggataactttgtcccactgagacagccAAGgtatggtaaggtgaaggagccttggatgaaaacagcagaggagcttcttgtcaaaaggaagaaaacttacttaaggttgaagaagcaaggatctggcatagctttagaggattatagggtagctaggaaagaactcaaaaatggactgaggactgagggggcatgaaaaagcttggcaggaaggattagggaaaacccaaaggcattctacacgtatgtgaggaataagagaatgatcagtgAGAGGGTaggaccaatcagggatagtggagggaatttgtgtCTTTCGTCTAAAGACATAGGGGagaccctaaatgagttttttgcttcagtattcatgagagagaaggaccttgttgatagtgagaacaccgtggaccaggttaataggcttatattaatgatgtggatgtACTGGAAATTTGAGACTGGATATATCCAATGTTAGTaggggaagcgaggaatgagatttctgtgcctctggcgatgatctttgcatcctcactctccacagtagtagtactggatgattggagggaggcaaatgttgttcctctgttcaagaaaggaaatagggaaatccctgggaattacagaccagtcagtcttacgtctgtggtaagcaagataCTGGAAAGGATtgtgagataggatttatgactatttggaaaaacatagtttgattaaagatagtcaacatggctttatgaggggcaggacatgcctcacaagccttattgagttctttgaggatgtgacgagacaagttgacaaaggtcgagcaaTGGATCTGGtgtctatggagaaagtgaagacagcagatgctggagatcagagtcaagagtgtggtgctggaaaagtcaggcagcaggtcaggcagcatctgaggagaatgatgttttgggcataagtcctgacGAAGCctcgccgattctcctgttcttcgggtgctgcctgacctgctgtgcttttccagcaccacactcttgactatggtgtctatggatttcagtaaggcatttgataaggtatctcCACGGTAGGGTggttcagaaagttaggaggtattggatacagggaaatttggctgtctggatacagaattggctggccaaaagaagacaatgcgtggtagtggatggaaagtattctttgtagtttttataaatgacttgaatgaagaagtggaagggggagttagtaagtttgccgatgacacaaaggtcggtggtgttgtagatagtgcagACTACAGCCAGACATTgtcaggatgcaaagctgggctgagagtggcagatggacttcaacctaaataaatgcgaagtgattcattttggaaggtcatattAGAATGGTGAATACAAGGTTAACCAGATTCTTgccagtgtagaggaacagagggatcttggggtccatgtacatagatccctcaaaattgccacccaagttgacagggttgttaagaaggcatatggtgttttggttttcattaacagggggattgagtttaatagagggaggttttgctgcagttctatgaactgtggttagaccacacttggaatattgcgtccatttctggtcgcctcattataggaaggatgcagatgctttacaggttgcagaggagattcaccaggatgctgtctgggttCAAGGgtggttgagtgagctagggcttttcacacggGAAAGAAGAAAGtagaaaggtgacttgatagaggtgtacaaggtaaggAGATGCATAGATGGagtagacaaagacttttccccaggacagaaatggctttCATGAGGGACCATAATTTTAAGGCGATTGGAAGAAgctataggggagatgtcagaggtaggttctttatgcagagagtggtgggtgcgtggaatgcacggCCCTCAGTGgttgtagagtcagagacattaaggatatttaagcaactgctggacaagcagatggatagcagtaaattgaggagtgtgtagtttaggttgatcttagattaagataaatgctcgtcaaaacatcgtgggctgaagggcctgaactgtgctgtactgttctatattctatgttctaaattcaaATTACAGCATCCCTTCCAGTTATTATGGGAGGGCTCCTTCAAGCGAAAAGTGATTGAGTGTGGATTAGGATTCCATATTTCTGGCCTAATTTGAATTCACCTGTTCAGTAAACAATAGAAAATTTATTGCATTATTGCAATTATTTATAAATTATGTAACTATGATTACAGAGATCATTAAGCTCACACAAACTTCTGATTTGTGTCCAACAAGGTCATTCTTTACCCTGACCAATTTTTGTGGCACAACCACAGATGCTGGTCCTTACTGCACTCAATCAAGTACAACCCTTTCATATGTACATGCAGCATTAGACTTcccctttcttttctctttttaaatccaagcattctcatttcttttttgaaGATCATAAAATACCTACCtgaaagcaggccactcagcccatcaaatcaaCACTGGCCCTCAGAAAAGCATTCCcacctgtaaccctgtatttcccttggctaacccacAAATCCCTGGGCAATATGGGCTATTCTACACTATAGGCAATCtaacatgggcaatccacctaatctgtacatctttggactgtgagatgaAACCAGGACCTGGacgaaaccacacagacacagaaaacgagcaaactccacacctgagcctggaatcgagcccgggtccctggcgctgtgaggcaacagtgctaaccacagatctaCCGTGCTGCTCAGTAGAAATCTAACTGTTATCCTTTTTGAATTCTAATTTTTCTTCTGCTTAATCTGTTTTGAAACTAATTGGAGCTTGGTCTATCAGCAGTTCATCTAGACTCCTCAcaacaacatttttttcttccttcagctTCATGTGCTGAGACAGTTTATCAACTATCTCCATCTTCTTTAACTGCTTATTTTAAGCTGAACCCCATTTTCTCTGCTACAgccttgaaaacatttttctggCTGTTTCAAGGCAGAAAGAAATAACATTTTCCTTTCTATAAAGACCCGAGAATCAAAGATATTCATTGTGATTCCCGTGAATACAACAAATGTAAATATAAAGTCCTGTCTGTTTAAATTCTGTAAGGTTTCAGCAACTACATCTCACAACCTAGTTCACGTTCCCTTTATTTCGTTAGATGAGGACATGACTAGCTAtttaattaagagtcaaccacattgttgtgggtctggagtcacatttaagtCACACCAGTCAAGGTAGGCAggtttcttttcctaaaggacatcagtgaaccaaatgagtttttatgacaattgacaatggttatatGGTCACCATTAAGCCAACTCTTTTGCTGAATTGAAATATCACCAgccgccatggtgggattcgaacacaAGTCACAGAATATTAGTCTAgcattctggattactagcccaatgaCATTATTATTGCATCACCTCTGCCTCCTGTAAGTTGATCAAAGACAAGTCTCAAATTTTATTAAAGTTCCCATGAAGACCGGAACAAAATATTCTAATTATCCAAATGATTTCCATgagaaaatgaatgaatgaaatctcCTATTTGATAACTTTTGCTTTAAGAATAAGCAAAAATTAAAACAGTTTAAGAAAAAATAAGTTAAGATAGTCTCTCAGATAATCTCCCAACAATCTCACTGAAAgtagccacacaagtagataCGGTGGGaaagaaggtatatggcatgcttgcctttattggtcagggaattgagtacaagagtccagatggcatgttgcagctttataagactttgattaggccacacttagaatattgtgttcaattttggtcactacattacaggaaagatatggaggctttggaaagcgTGCAGAAggtgtttaccaggatgctacctggattagagtgtatgagctgtaaggagaggctagaaaaactcaggttgttttctctggagtggcagaggctgaggagcaACTTAatagaaatatgtaaaattatgaaatgcaaagATAGAATTTATGGTTAGAATCCTTcacccagagttgaaatgtctaatactagggggcaagtatttcaggtgagaagggaaaattcaaaggagatatgaggggcaaatgttttatgcAGAGAATGATAGAAGTCTGGAACGTACTGCCAGGGGTACTGGTGGAAACAGATACAATAGGGAtgttaagggacttttagataagcacatgaatatgcaaggaatggaagcaTTTAGACCAAGGGCAGGCATATGTGATTACTTTAATTTGGCTGAAGGGTCCATTCTTCTGCTCCACagatctatgttctatattttcaAGATCCTGGATGGAGAATGCGTGGGGTGAGAAGGTAGTAGAAGATTGAAAAATAATGTATTTGACACTCTATTGATGAATGGACAGAAGGAAAATCTTAGTAAACTACAGGCTGGTCAGTTGCCAGTAATGGTTTCAAAATAGTAATCAGTGATTAAAAATGTCAGGCCCTGGGAAAGGATTGTGTTCATTAAGGAGAATCAGCAAGAATTGCATAGGCAGTTTCTTTAATTTGACTAATTAAATCTTTTGACACAGTAACAGAGAAAGTTGATGAAggtgaatgaaaacaaaagaactgcagatgctgtaaatcagaaacaaaaatagaaattgctggaaaatctcagtaggtctgccagcatctgtggagataaagcagagttaatgttttgggttgagtgacccttcctcaataATTTTTGCTAACAATAGGCATTTAGGAATTTTGAACTAAGGTGGGAATCTggagtaaggttgcagatgaacGGTTTGAATGATGGAACATCTTCAAACTGTTAAAGGTTTACATTTGTTCTTAAGTTCCTATTGTATATTTTGCAAGCATGTAATCCCTTTCAAATCTTGTTTTGAGCTTCAGATTGTAAAACATATTCCTTGAGCCATTCTGTTATTCTCCAAATAAACAGAAGACATACTGCTGAATGGAATTTGATTATTTTAACAGGTGCAGTACCGAAAGGGAATAGTAATCAAATAATCCAACACATTAGTGTAAGATTCATGTCAGAACTGCAGCTATATAGCTTCTGATATAGCCTCCATGTCACAATTATTCAACCACTGTTTAGTAAAAATCAACATGTCACAAGAGatcattcaaattttttttatatacctTAGAAGCAGTTACACAGTGATATCTATAATTAACATTTAATCTATAATGAATTAAAAGGCATGTTGGAAAGAACAGCAAACCTGGAGCAGAGTTGGTCACTCTCTATCAATGTACATACAACAAGAAAAGTCATAGTTTATGGGTTAAACAACTTTGCTGTTACATGTTTGAATATATGTGTAACACAGATATTTATTGTCCACTGGATTGTTTGAAATTTCAGTTTAGAAATATCAAGTGCAAAGGTCAACACACAAAAATACATCAATTCTTCCTTTTAGACTTTGAAAGCTTATCACAGATAGCTGAATAACAAAAGAGTGAATACCTGATTCCATTGTTGCCATCATGCCAGGCGATGTTAAACTTAAAGGGGGTTTTGTGCTTGGTTGGATTACTGGACTCTGGAGTCGAGGTTTAGGGGACGATGTCCATCCAGGGGAAGGAGCTGGAAGAGCTGGCGATTTGAGGTGGACTGGGGAAGTAGCTGCTGACCGAATAACTGAGGGAGACTTGATGGATGCTGCAGCCACTTGGCCAGACAGAATGCCAGTCAGCTGAGACGGTGTCTGTGGGGACTTGAGGTTCGTTGATGGCGAACCAACAACTGGGGACTGCACCTGTCTAATTGTTGGCGACTTCAAAGAATTCATCCCTGGAGAGCTTGCCTGGCTAGAAACATTCAAATCTGATGGCTTACGGCCTAGACCTCGTGGAGCTTTGTGAATCACATTGATAGTGCTCGGATTAGTGGAGACATTTGGAGGTAGTGGTGGTATGTGACTTAGCCTTGCATTGCTTCCTGTATTAGTTAATTGCTCAGAAACAAACTGATCCCTCGGGTTTCTTATTGCTCCTGGGCCTTGAGAGGTaccaggaagtggaggagatccCATGAAATCTTGTGATTGACCACTGAACTGGGACGGTAAGATTTTCGGCTGCTCAGCCAACATTTCTCCATTGTTTGATTGCCTTATTTTCATGTCATCTCCAGGACTCATATTGTGAGGTTGGCCTGTTCCAGATCCATGCTtttgtgacactgtctgagagtTCATGCTCACTTCCAGGTTCATGTTGacattcatgttcatgttcatgcTAGAGGACATCATTCCAACTTCCATTTCTCTGACTGGCCCTGACTGCAATGGCAACCCTTTAGGATCAGAAAATTCCATTCCGATAGGACTTGGAATGCCTTCTCCTGGTAACCTGGGAAAGATGTTGCCATTTGCAGGCTCCAGATGTCTTTGTAATTGCAACAATCTATTCATTTCCATTCCCACTCCAGGGGACATTCTTAGCTGCTTTTCAGGCAACTGCTGATGAAATAGATCATCTTGCATGTTCTGAGGATTCGGGAATCTCACCGCACGACCTGCCCCACAAAAGAGTCCTGGTCCATGAGAGAAATTTCTACTCTCTGTCATTTTTGGCATGTCATCTGGCCAGTTAACACCTGGGAGACCAAGTCTTGGTGCTGGATTTGGGCCGCCAGCAGAGTCAATGTCCGGATTCAACATTCCTGTAAAGCTGGGCATTCTCTGTAACCGATGTCCATGAATCCCTGAATGGTGTGTTCGACCTCTGGGATGCATCGTATTTGGAGGATTCACTCCTTGAAAAGATTCCGATCCCCCAGGAACCCACCCTTCTCCAGGGTTGATTTGATAAGGTGGTGGAGGCCCTCCAATTATCCTCCTTGGGCCATGCTGATGCATGAGGAGGTCTTGTACTGTCCTGGGGTGAACAgtctgctcctgttttctccgTTTCTCCTCGTAGAACTCTTGCTGCAGCTTTAACCAGGCTAATTGTTCTGGAGTCATATGATCCACAAGCTCCTGTCCCACTTGCGAACTCATTACATTCTGTGGTGGCCCTCCATCAGCTGGCTGGAAAACAACATCGCGATGACCTGATGTCCCAAAGGACCGAGCCTCTGGCCGAGAGCTAGGCAGTTTTCCTACACTCGGTGACTGTGAAATCATGGATTTAGCAGCCCCTTCTGGCTTTTTAGATGGAACTTCATGCCCTGCAGTGTTCTGCATAGGACAACTGTCTGAAGTTCCTGCATGTTCACTTTCAGGAAAGAGCATTCTCTGAATGTCACGCAGTGTTTGTAATGAACGCTCCCTATGCTTCAACTGTTCTTGAGACAGACCTTCTGGATTTTCTCCAATATTCAATGTACTATCTGGCTGTGCTGCCTCCTTTGGCTCATTCTTTGACTCAGATTCTAAGCTACTTGTTGGTATATAAGCATTTGGCGCCACTACAGTGGGTGTTTGGTTACTGGGTACAGAGTTTCCACAAGAATCCTCAACAGATAAGGGTACAGAATTTTGGGGACTACCATCAGGAAACACTTTATTGTCCACGCCTGCATTGTCCTGATCAATAGTCTCATGGGAATCAACTTGCTTGGATATCAGACCCTGCTGTGATTGGTTCTGTAACATTCTTGTGGTATCTTgctggttttgtttttgcttctgtcGTGTACATGATTGCTGATGAGTTAGTGAAGCAAGGCAGTGAGCAGATAATTGTTTATTTTGCTGTAAAACACAAAAGtgaaaaattgaatttaattatttCAGGACAaggtcagtcatagagtcatagagatgtacagcatggaaacagatccttttgtccaacttgtccatgctgactagatatcttaaaattagtctcatttgccagcattcatatccttctaaacactccctattcatatactcactccagatgcctttaaatgttgtaattgtaccagcctccaccatttcttctggtaattcattccatacatgcaccaccctctgtgtgaaaaggttgccccttaggtgcttttaaatctttctcctctcaccttaaacccatgccctttagttttggactcccctacactggggaaaagattagattctctacagtgtggaaacaggcccttcggcccaaccaatcctccaaagagtaacccacccagacccaattccctctgcacctaacattatgggcaatttagcatgaccaattcacctgacctgcgcatctttggactgtgggaggaaaccagagcacctggaggaaacccacgcagacacagggggaatgtgcaaactccacacagacagtcgcccaaggctgagaattgaacctgggaccctggcactgtgaggcagcagtgctaaccactgagccactgtgccacccaataagCCTCCTCTAGCCcacttggctattcactctatccatgcccctcataatttaaaaatatccataaggtcacgcctcagcctccaatactccaggaaaaatagcctgAGGCCAGTCAGCCTCTCCTTatgtctcaaaccctccaaccctggcaacatccttgtaaatcctttctgaaccctttcaagtttaacaacacctttcctatacCAAGGTGACCAGATGTCAAATAAATATAGTTTGTTATCAATAGATAGCAGTCATAGGAAAGAGTCCTGAGCATAGCAAAGCACAAAAATCAGGTAACATAATCAAATGAATTAGAATAGCGTAGGGATAGCACTTAGACACTATAGCAGATCATTGGCATGCAACATATACACTCAATGGACCTTGCTTGAGGATATTTGTGTTGGTATGTGGAATCTTAAATTTCATTCTAGAaccttaatttttttgtttttcccaTTTAACAGTAATTTAGTGTCTATATTCTAAATTTCAGCTTGGCTTAAAAAGGAATATGCACGATCTCCACTAAAGAGCATATGAAACGAGTTAATTAAAGATATTTCTTCAACAGTGTTTTTTCGACCTGGAACTGCGATAACCTGGAGCATATCAACAGAGACATCTCAATGTAACACCTCAGGATTGCACCAACTGGGAGCTACAGGATGATAATGTGATCTAAGGCAAAAagtctgtaggagaaagtgaggattgcagatgctggagatcagagtcgagagtgtggtgctggaaaagcacagcaggtcaggcagcatccaaggagcagaagaattgatgttttgggcataagcccttcatcagaaaagtcTGTAGTAAATATTGCAATTTGACGGCTTTTGACTTAGATTCATTGAGCTGGAGGCCAATTTGCAGAATTGCAATACATTAGGGAAGAGGAAATTTATCTGTATACTTTGTAACAAGAGGTAGTCACATTTACTAGAATACGGTCTTCTGCTTTGATCAGTGGTCCAGGA is a genomic window containing:
- the bcl9 gene encoding B-cell CLL/lymphoma 9 protein isoform X2, translated to MFFTDGGSRSKRLCVAERRQPYSGAEWCSGTESEEEERTFFNCNSSESVKSQEHLATHSLPSSNPDASGSSNPSHNSVGSQKPMPESSTAKKTPPKVIYVFSTNMANKAAEAVLKGEAETILSFHMQNISNRGTEKEGPASNSPQNKQLSAHCLASLTHQQSCTRQKQKQNQQDTTRMLQNQSQQGLISKQVDSHETIDQDNAGVDNKVFPDGSPQNSVPLSVEDSCGNSVPSNQTPTVVAPNAYIPTSSLESESKNEPKEAAQPDSTLNIGENPEGLSQEQLKHRERSLQTLRDIQRMLFPESEHAGTSDSCPMQNTAGHEVPSKKPEGAAKSMISQSPSVGKLPSSRPEARSFGTSGHRDVVFQPADGGPPQNVMSSQVGQELVDHMTPEQLAWLKLQQEFYEEKRRKQEQTVHPRTVQDLLMHQHGPRRIIGGPPPPYQINPGEGWVPGGSESFQGVNPPNTMHPRGRTHHSGIHGHRLQRMPSFTGMLNPDIDSAGGPNPAPRLGLPGVNWPDDMPKMTESRNFSHGPGLFCGAGRAVRFPNPQNMQDDLFHQQLPEKQLRMSPGVGMEMNRLLQLQRHLEPANGNIFPRLPGEGIPSPIGMEFSDPKGLPLQSGPVREMEVGMMSSSMNMNMNVNMNLEVSMNSQTVSQKHGSGTGQPHNMSPGDDMKIRQSNNGEMLAEQPKILPSQFSGQSQDFMGSPPLPGTSQGPGAIRNPRDQFVSEQLTNTGSNARLSHIPPLPPNVSTNPSTINVIHKAPRGLGRKPSDLNVSSQASSPGMNSLKSPTIRQVQSPVVGSPSTNLKSPQTPSQLTGILSGQVAAASIKSPSVIRSAATSPVHLKSPALPAPSPGWTSSPKPRLQSPVIQPSTKPPLSLTSPGMMATMESGPRARDVEMRPNEGDGVEGATALHMRTTENMDRKLEELKEYKGVPVSGQSGSVNLSGSLPSHSPYSMPPEPSLSQNPLSIMMSRMSKFAMPSSTPLYHDAIKTVASSDDDSPPVRSPNLPSMNHVPGISHLNQTRLSAPHSAGQMPSLSPMGMNVLGGQPLSHHVTNQMPSPNAIGPNMASHGPVGPNIMPHGPMMLHTSQDPSVTNPQMLHQGRMGFLQGQQIYPSVQSPTHQVSFPVNDPGPQGVFPPGIAFSGEGGLLGRPNSITRPSPDQSLCKTVPPGMPDSYAAMGNHMPSVYNDPELQDVIRPNASGIPEFDLSRIIPSEKPSQTLQYFPHGDSQGRKQLQLPSPGFSHHMQGLMGEANPGRMGLPIPSVGGHSVVGVQEMAMGNAASVPGHNPMRLPGFMHQGMMGPQHRIMSPPQGGVHTPMNNPNALMIQGKERVPGSMYSHPGSVGSPQHNLMMPLPGMVGPQQNMMIPPQMRPRGLTGDVGMDFNQGPGSLGNMMF